From Zingiber officinale cultivar Zhangliang chromosome 5B, Zo_v1.1, whole genome shotgun sequence, the proteins below share one genomic window:
- the LOC121984146 gene encoding sialyltransferase-like protein 1 gives MKRSLRLPFIFLIIVAVLSVFSFRAALEDSRRRERPPEAPPAVNASLVLLATEEGGELEKDVNDLLHGIFPSSARRRRDTEERLRSYSEWRRESRIEVRRRTSARFAKRLRAPKDYMALPDFRRALRDWFRRRRFDPGVMSDLLDLVKSPIDRHRGLSDGSGNGGRRYGSCAVVGNSGILLESNHGELIDGHEFVIRLNNARVVGYGPRVGTKTDLSFVNSNILHLCARRPGCYCHPYGESVPIAMYICQAVHFLDYAVCNSSRKAPLLITDLRFDMLCSRIVKYYSLKRFTETTGTPAAEWAKAHNEKMFHYSSGMQAVMLALGIYDRVSVFGFGKSPAAKHHYHTNQKAELDLHDYAAEYALYRDLVEQPQAIPFLTDSGFKLPPVVFYQ, from the coding sequence ATGAAGCGGTCCCTGCGCTTGCCCTTCATCTTTCTGATCATTGTCGCCGTGCTCTCCGTCTTCAGTTTCCGGGCGGCGCTCGAGGACAGTCGGCGCCGCGAGCGGCCGCCCGAGGCCCCGCCGGCGGTCAACGCCTCTCTCGTTCTTCTGGCGACGGAGGAGGGCGGGGAGCTGGAAAAGGACGTGAACGATCTTCTCCACGGGATCTTCCCCTCCTCAGCCCGCCGCCGCCGCGACACCGAGGAACGCCTGCGGAGCTACTCGGAATGGCGGCGGGAGAGCCGCATCGAGGTGCGGCGGCGGACCTCGGCGCGGTTCGCCAAACGGCTTCGCGCGCCCAAGGACTACATGGCGCTCCCCGACTTCCGCCGCGCGCTCCGCGATTGGTTCCGGCGCCGCCGGTTCGATCCGGGGGTCATGTCCGACCTCCTCGATCTCGTCAAGAGCCCCATCGACCGCCACCGCGGCCTCTCGGACGGGAGCGGAAATGGGGGTCGGCGTTACGGCTCCTGCGCCGTGGTCGGAAACAGCGGGATTCTCCTCGAAAGCAACCACGGCGAGTTGATCGACGGCCACGAGTTCGTGATCCGCCTCAACAACGCCCGCGTCGTCGGTTACGGCCCGCGCGTCGGCACAAAGACCGACCTTTCCTTCGTCAACAGCAACATCCTCCACCTCTGCGCTCGGAGGCCGGGCTGCTACTGCCACCCTTACGGCGAGAGCGTCCCAATCGCGATGTACATCTGCCAGGCCGTCCACTTCCTCGACTACGCCGTCTGCAACTCCTCCCGCAAGGCGCCGCTCCTCATCACAGACTTGCGATTCGACATGCTCTGTTCTCGCATCGTCAAGTATTACTCCTTGAAGAGGTTCACGGAGACCACAGGGACGCCGGCGGCGGAGTGGGCGAAGGCCCACAACGAGAAGATGTTCCACTACTCGTCGGGCATGCAGGCGGTGATGCTCGCACTGGGGATCTACGATCGGGTCAGCGTTTTCGGGTTCGGGAAGTCGCCGGCGGCGAAGCACCACTACCATACCAACCAGAAGGCGGAGCTGGACCTGCACGATTACGCGGCGGAGTATGCCCTGTACCGTGATCTGGTCGAGCAGCCGCAGGCAATCCCATTCCTCACAGACTCGGGATTTAAGCTTCCTCCTGTGGTATTCTACCAATGA
- the LOC121984147 gene encoding transcription factor ILR3-like isoform X2 — MASNSIDDYWNDDGGSDGELRCAIESFCNIAPIAGASIEEAYSDIYGLERSSSRKRTRDESCAEPKSKACREKMRRDKLNDRFAELSSFLDPVRPPKSDKATVLSDAVRVLTQLKAESEELKESNEKLLETIKDLKTEKNELRDEKIKLKADKENLEQQIKAMSMLPAGFMPHPLAYHPAAAFAPHVQAPSNKGAHFTAYPGMAMWQWLPRAVMDTTQDTKLWPPHA, encoded by the exons ATGGCATCCAACTCCATAGACGATTACTGGAACGACGACGGCGGATCCGACGGCGAGCTACGCTGTGCGATCGAGAGTTTCTGCAACATCGCTCCCATCGCCGG AGCTAGCATCGAGGAGGCGTATTCTGATATTTACGGTTTGGAGCGGTCCAGCTCGCGGAAAAG AACTAGGGATGAATCATGTGCAGAACCTAAGTCAAAAGCCTGTCGCGAAAAAATGCGGCGTGATAAGTTAAACGATAG GTTCGCAGAGCTGTCTTCTTTCCTAGACCCTGTTAGACCTCCCAAGTCAGACAAAGCAACTGTTCTAAGTGATGCCGTTCGTGTATTGACGCAGTTAAAAGCTGAATCAGAGGAACTTAAGGAATCCAATGAAAAGCTACTAGAAACGATTAAGGACTTAAAG ACAGAAAAAAATGAGCTTCGAGATGAGAAGATAAAACTGAAGGCCGATAAGGAGAATTTAGAACAGCAAATCAAGGCAATGAGCATGCTTCCAGCCGGCTTCATGCCTCATCCACTTGCATATCATCCTGCTGCTGCATTTGCTCCCCATGTCCAGGCCCCATCGAACAAGGGAGCTCACTTCACTGCATACCCTGGCATGGCTATGTGGCAGTGGCTTCCACGGGCCGTCATGGACACCACACAAGACACCAAGCTTTGGCCTCCTCACGCTTGA
- the LOC121984149 gene encoding uracil-DNA glycosylase, mitochondrial-like, with translation MASTPKTLDEFFHPAKRLRPLSPSSASLETPTPPGKLSPSRRETPPEASAPAPSSSPALTPEKKRRMDINKALARSRRNLSVCRERIEKAKADGLDYVKLEELLVEETWLQALPGELQKPYAKNLCRYVEREVRGSVPIYPPPYLIFYALHLTPFDQVKVVLIGQDPYHGAGQAMGLAFSVPEGVKIPSSLVNIFKELQEDLGCSVPLNGNLERWAAQGVLLLNTVLTVRNHQANSHAKKGWEPFTDAIIRTISQKKSGVVFLLWGNSAQEKSRMIDGSKHHILKAAHPSGLSANRGFFGCRHFSQTNQILEKLGLSPIYWQL, from the exons ATGGCCTCGACGCCGAAAACCCTAGATGAATTTTTCCATCCAGCAAAACGCCTCCGGCCCCTCTCCCCCTCCTCAGCCTCCCTGGAAACTCCAACTCCCCCCGGCAAGCTCTCTCCCTCCCGCCGCGAGACTCCGCCGGAGGCCTCTGCCCCCGCTCCCTCCTCCTCCCCCGCTCTGACCCCGGAGAAGAAGCGGAGGATGGATATCAACAAGGCCCTAGCGCGATCGAGGAGGAACCTCAGTGTCTGCAGAGAAAGGATTGAGAAGGCCAAAG CCGACGGTTTGGATTATGTGAAGTTGGAGGAGCTCCTGGTTGAAGAGACTTGGCTGCAGGCTCTCCCGGGGGAGCTTCAGAAGCCGTATGCGAAGAACCTTTGTAGATATGTGGAGCGTGAGGTCAGGGGGAGTGTTCCGATATATCCTCCGCCATACCTGATTTTTTATGCTCTCCATTTGACGCCTTTCGATCAGGTGAAAGTTGTGCTTATTGGACAG GATCCATATCATGGAGCTGGTCAAGCCATGGGTCTAGCTTTCTCTGTACCAGAAGGTGTCAAGATTCCTTCGAGTTTAGTCAACATTTTCAAGGAACTTCAAGAAGATTTAGGGTGTTCTGTGCCATTAAATGGAAATCTGGAAAGATGGGCAGCACAG GGTGTTCTGTTGCTTAACACTGTTCTCACTG TTAGGAATCATCAAGCAAACTCACATGCCAAGAAAGGGTGGGAGCCATTTACTGATGCTATTATTAGAACAATTTCTCAGAAGAAATCTGGGGTTGTTTTCCTCCTGTGGGGGAATTCTGCTCAAGAAAAGTCGAG GATGATTGATGGATCAAAACATCATATTCTGAAGGCTGCTCATCCATCTGGTCTTTCTGCAAATAGAGGGTTCTTTGGATGCAG GCATTTCTCACAGACAAATCAAATCTTGGAGAAACTTGGTCTTTCGCCTATCTATTGGCAGCTGTAG
- the LOC121984147 gene encoding transcription factor ILR3-like isoform X1: MASNSIDDYWNDDGGSDGELRCAIESFCNIAPIAGESFDRASIEEAYSDIYGLERSSSRKRTRDESCAEPKSKACREKMRRDKLNDRFAELSSFLDPVRPPKSDKATVLSDAVRVLTQLKAESEELKESNEKLLETIKDLKTEKNELRDEKIKLKADKENLEQQIKAMSMLPAGFMPHPLAYHPAAAFAPHVQAPSNKGAHFTAYPGMAMWQWLPRAVMDTTQDTKLWPPHA; the protein is encoded by the exons ATGGCATCCAACTCCATAGACGATTACTGGAACGACGACGGCGGATCCGACGGCGAGCTACGCTGTGCGATCGAGAGTTTCTGCAACATCGCTCCCATCGCCGG GGAATCTTTTGACAGAGCTAGCATCGAGGAGGCGTATTCTGATATTTACGGTTTGGAGCGGTCCAGCTCGCGGAAAAG AACTAGGGATGAATCATGTGCAGAACCTAAGTCAAAAGCCTGTCGCGAAAAAATGCGGCGTGATAAGTTAAACGATAG GTTCGCAGAGCTGTCTTCTTTCCTAGACCCTGTTAGACCTCCCAAGTCAGACAAAGCAACTGTTCTAAGTGATGCCGTTCGTGTATTGACGCAGTTAAAAGCTGAATCAGAGGAACTTAAGGAATCCAATGAAAAGCTACTAGAAACGATTAAGGACTTAAAG ACAGAAAAAAATGAGCTTCGAGATGAGAAGATAAAACTGAAGGCCGATAAGGAGAATTTAGAACAGCAAATCAAGGCAATGAGCATGCTTCCAGCCGGCTTCATGCCTCATCCACTTGCATATCATCCTGCTGCTGCATTTGCTCCCCATGTCCAGGCCCCATCGAACAAGGGAGCTCACTTCACTGCATACCCTGGCATGGCTATGTGGCAGTGGCTTCCACGGGCCGTCATGGACACCACACAAGACACCAAGCTTTGGCCTCCTCACGCTTGA
- the LOC121987258 gene encoding uncharacterized protein LOC121987258, whose protein sequence is MAAAAGKLLIRFANQLNSSPPRLIISAAASAALPLAGVTSPKPRSKVLESAVAPLRASLGKDSKVQAGVEDDDGVSLATMKLPANTDIPLFETLLFQWANSLCQGANLPLPVPLKVDKVEGGARLGFIEIDNGKTEVFAYIDCLVFPATGNSGPLFRATRNGPMKDQTPPGEPRIMRSLLQALQKSVQIASS, encoded by the exons ATGGCAGCCGCGGCAGGGAAGCTGCTGATCCGCTTCGCCAACCAACTGAACTCCTCGCCACCACGACTGATCATTTCTGCCGCCGCCAGCGCCGCTCTGCCTCTCGCCGGCGTCACCTCCCCGAAGCCCCGGAGCAAGGTGCTGGAATCAGCCGTCGCGCCGCTTCGTGCCTCGTTGGGGAAAGATAGCAAAGTACAAGCCGGCGTCGAGGATGACGACGGCGTCTCTCTGGCGACAATGAAGCTGCCTGCCAATACCGACATCCCGCTGTTCGAGACCCTCCTCTTCCAA TGGGCAAACAGTTTGTGCCAAGGTGCCAATTTGCCGCTTCCTGTTCCTCTCAAG GTGGACAAGGTAGAAGGCGGCGCGAGATTGGGATTTATAGAGATTGATAACGGGAAGACCGAAGTGTTTGCCTACATAGACTGCCTGGTTTTTCCGGCCACCGGCAACTCCGGCCCGCTGTTCCGTGCCACGAGGAATGGACCAATGAAGGATCAAACGCCGCCGGGGGAGCCGAGAATTATGAGGAGCCTCCTCCAGGCCCTCCAGAAATCAGTTCAGATTGCAAGTAGTTGA